From a single Excalfactoria chinensis isolate bCotChi1 unplaced genomic scaffold, bCotChi1.hap2 Scaffold_85, whole genome shotgun sequence genomic region:
- the LOC140265393 gene encoding olfactory receptor 14J1-like — protein MSNSSSISEFLLLPLADTRQLQLLHFWLLLGIYLAALLGNGLISTAVACDRRLHTPMYFFLLNLALLDLGYISTTLPKAMANALWDTRAISYKGCAAQLFFFVLFMSAEFSILTIMSYDRYVAICKPLHYGTLMDSRACATMAAAAWGAGLLNSLLHTASTFSLPLCQGNVVNQFFCEIPQILKLSCSGSILREVVFLIFTISLVFGCFVFIVVSYVQIFLAVLRMPSEKGRHKAFSTCLPHLAVVSLFLSTAFFAHLKPPSISFPLLDLTVALLYSVVPPTLNPIIYSMRNKEIKHALKKVLLYTLIQLQ, from the coding sequence atgtccaacagcagctccatcagcgagttcctcctgctgccgctggcagacacgcggcagctgcagctcctgcacttctggctcttgctgggcatctacctggctgccctcctgggcaacggcctcatcagcacagccgtagcctgcgaccgccgcctgcacacccccatgtacttcttcctccttaacctggccctcctcgacctgggctacatctccaccactctccccaaagccatggccaacgccctctgggacaccagggccatctcctacaaaggatgtgctgcacagctctttttctttgtcttgttcatgtcagcagagttttccattctcaccatcatgtcctatgaccgctacgttgccatctgcaagcccctgcactacgggaccttgatggacagcagagcttgtgccaccatggcagcagctgcctggggcgctgggcttctcaattccctgttgcacactgccagtacgttttcactgcctctctgccaaggcaatgttgtcaaccagtttttctgtgaaatcccccagatcctcaagctctcctgctcaggctccatcctcagggaagttgtgtttctcatttttactatcagtttagtctttgggtgctttgttttcatagttgtgtcctatgtgcagatttTCCTTGCCGTGCTGCGGATGCCCTCAGAGaagggacggcacaaagccttctccacgtgcctccctcacctggccgtggtctccctatttctcagcactgcattttttgcccacctgaagcccccctccatttcctttccactcCTTGATCTGACAGTGGCTCTTCTGTACTctgtggttcctccaacactgaaccctattatctacagcatgaggaacaagGAGATCAAACATGCTCTCAAGAAGGTGTTGCTGTACACACTAATCCAGCTTCAATAA
- the LOC140265394 gene encoding olfactory receptor 14J1-like produces MYFFLLNLALLDLGCISTTLPKAMANALWDTRAISYAGCAAQVFFYFYFVSSEFSVLTIMSYDRYVAIFKPLHYGTLMDSRACATMAAAAWGTGVLYSLLHTASTFSLPLCQGNVVNQFFCEVPQILKLSCSGSYLREVVLLIFSASLGFGCFVFIVVSYVQIFKAVLRMPSEQGRQKAFSTCLPHLAVVSLFFSTAFFAYLKPPSVSSPLLDLTVALLYAVVPPTLNPLIYSMKNREIKHALRKVLQYALFQLP; encoded by the coding sequence atgtacttcttcctgctcaacctggccctcctcgacctgggctgcatctccaccactctccccaaagccatggccaacgccctctgggacaccagggccatctcctacgcaggatgtgctgcacaggtctttttctatttctactttGTCTCATCAGAGTTTTCcgttctcaccatcatgtcctatgaccgctatgTTGCCATCTtcaagcccctgcactacgggaccttgatggacagcagagcttgtgccaccatggcagcagctgcctggggcactggggttctctattccctgctgcacactgccagtacgttttcactgcctctctgccaaggcaatgttgtcaaccagtttttctgtgaagtcccccagatcctcaagctctcctgctcaggctcctacctcagggaagttgtgcttctcatttttagtgccagtttaggctttgggtgctttgttttcatagtggtgtcctatgtgcagatcttcaaggCCGTtctgaggatgccctctgagcagggacggcaaaaagccttctccacgtgcctccctcacctagccgtggtctccctgttttttagcactgccttttttgcctacctgaagcccccctctgTTTCCTCCCCACTcttggatctgacagtggcacttctgtatgcAGTGGTGCCTCCTACactgaaccccctcatctacagcatgaagaacagggagatcaagcacgctctcaggaaggtgttgcagtATGCACTATTCCAACTTCCATAA
- the LOC140265395 gene encoding olfactory receptor 14J1-like yields the protein MPNSSSISEFLLLPLADTRQLQLLHFWLLLGIYLAALLGNGLISTAVACDRRLHTPMYFFLLNLALLDLGCISTTLPKAMANALWDTRAISYTGCAAQVFFFLFFISAEFSLLTIMSYDRYVAICKPLHYGTLMDSRACATMAAAAWGTGLLYSLLHTASTFSLPLCQGNVVNQFFCEIPQILKLSCSGSYLREVVLLFFGASLGFGCFVFIVVSYVQIFLAVLRMPSEQGRHKAFSTCLPHLAVVSLFLSTAFFANLKPPSISSPLLDLTMALLYSVVPPTLNPIIYSMRNREIKHALRKVLQYALFQLQ from the coding sequence atgcccaacagcagctccatcagcgagttcctcctgctgccgttggcagacacgcggcagctgcagctcctgcacttctggctcttgctgggcatctacctggctgccctcctgggcaacggcctcatcagcacagccgtagcctgcgaccgccgcctgcacacccccatgtacttcttcctgctcaacctggccctcctcgacctgggctgcatctccaccactctccccaaagccatggccaacgccctctgggacaccagggccatctcctacacaggatgtgctgcacaggtttttttctttctcttcttcatctcagcagagttttcccttctcaccatcatgtcctatgaccgctacgttgccatctgcaagcccctgcactacgggaccttgatggacagcagagcttgtgccaccatggcagcagctgcctggggcactgggcttctctattccctgctgcacactgccagtacgttttcactgcctctctgccaaggcaatgttgtcaaccagtttttctgtgaaatcccccagatcctcaagctctcctgctcaggctcctacctcagggaagttgtgcttctcttttttgGTGCCAGTTTaggctttggctgctttgttttcatagtggtgtcctatgtgcagatcttccttgctgtgctgaggatgccctctgagcagggaaggcacaaagccttctccacgtgcctccctcacctggccgtggtctccctcttcctcagcactgcattttttgccaACCTGAAGCCCCcatccatttcctccccactcctggatctgacaatggcacttctgtactcagtggttcctccaacactgaaccctattatctacagcatgaggaacagggagatcaagcacgctctcaggaaggtgttgcaataCGCACTGTTCCAGCTTCAATAA